A stretch of the Amycolatopsis sp. BJA-103 genome encodes the following:
- the sdhC gene encoding succinate dehydrogenase, cytochrome b556 subunit, giving the protein MSTTASTASEAAASDRAGASRRQGTFYRGDPGMWSWVLHRITGVLTFFFLFVHVLDTALVRVSPDTYNEVIETYKTPLVNLLEVGLVGAVLFHALNGIRVMLVDFWEKGPKFQKPMLWTILAIWVVVMIPGAFFMMKRTVEVMFGGH; this is encoded by the coding sequence ATGTCCACCACGGCTAGCACCGCCTCTGAGGCGGCCGCGAGCGATCGGGCGGGTGCCTCACGCCGGCAGGGGACCTTCTACCGGGGCGACCCCGGTATGTGGTCCTGGGTGCTGCACCGCATCACCGGCGTGCTGACATTCTTCTTCCTCTTCGTGCACGTCCTCGACACCGCGCTCGTGCGCGTGTCGCCGGACACGTACAACGAGGTCATCGAGACCTACAAAACCCCGCTGGTCAACCTCCTCGAGGTCGGCCTGGTCGGCGCGGTGCTGTTCCACGCGCTCAACGGCATCCGGGTCATGCTGGTCGACTTCTGGGAGAAGGGACCGAAGTTCCAGAAGCCGATGCTCTGGACCATCCTGGCCATCTGGGTCGTGGTGATGATTCCCGGTGCCTTCTTCATGATGAAGCGCACCGTCGAGGTTATGTTCGGGGGGCACTGA
- a CDS encoding S8 family peptidase translates to MSRIRRLLVPALVAAAAGSVFAAPSASAAPAPQCDTASAPFNYVVLYNPRTPERKVDTELRAKCGEKVAYYPEIGVAVATSRNADFQAKIGVFRAYSGGRDVAFPPAASARSTRSAVVDTKENEETTSVAAEEDLSAQQWDMRAIQAPEANKVSGGSRSVTVGVLDSGIEPTHPALKAALDPKTSAGCNTGAPDTTPAAWAPTTSDHGTHVAGTIAGKDTARGFTGIAPGVKLASVKVVNDDGLILPEAAVCGFMWAAKHRFPVTNNSYYIDPGMFYCSKEPGDAAAFEAVRRAVTYSTGRGVLNVAAAGNSGFDPDKQTVDPNRPHPVDKSCGILPKAIDGVVNVSAIGYAGSKSSYSNYGNDVSVTAPGGDRAQLPPTGQGAGCPLSTIFNGAYGTKCGTSMASPHAAGVAALLASRYRHAPPVALRWLLEHQADTIACGTAAPVCEGPAKDNSYYGHGRVNALDAVK, encoded by the coding sequence ATGTCCCGGATCAGACGCCTGCTCGTCCCCGCGCTCGTCGCGGCGGCGGCGGGAAGTGTCTTCGCGGCCCCGTCGGCGAGTGCCGCGCCCGCACCGCAGTGCGACACCGCGAGCGCGCCGTTCAACTACGTGGTGCTCTACAACCCGCGTACCCCGGAGCGCAAGGTCGACACCGAGCTGCGCGCCAAGTGTGGCGAGAAGGTGGCGTACTACCCGGAGATCGGGGTCGCGGTGGCGACCTCGCGCAACGCCGACTTCCAGGCGAAGATCGGCGTTTTCCGCGCCTACTCGGGCGGCCGTGACGTGGCGTTCCCGCCGGCGGCCTCGGCCAGGTCGACCCGCTCCGCCGTGGTCGACACCAAGGAGAACGAAGAGACCACCAGTGTCGCCGCCGAAGAGGACCTGTCGGCGCAGCAGTGGGACATGCGGGCGATCCAGGCTCCCGAGGCCAACAAGGTCTCCGGTGGCAGCCGCTCGGTGACCGTCGGCGTGCTGGACTCGGGCATCGAGCCCACCCACCCCGCGCTGAAGGCGGCCCTGGACCCGAAGACGTCCGCGGGCTGCAACACGGGCGCCCCCGACACCACGCCCGCCGCCTGGGCGCCGACGACCTCCGACCACGGCACGCACGTCGCGGGCACGATCGCGGGCAAGGACACCGCGCGCGGCTTCACCGGCATCGCGCCCGGCGTCAAGCTGGCCTCGGTGAAGGTCGTGAACGACGACGGCCTGATCCTCCCCGAAGCCGCCGTCTGCGGGTTCATGTGGGCCGCGAAGCACCGCTTCCCGGTGACGAACAACAGCTACTACATCGACCCGGGCATGTTCTACTGCTCGAAGGAGCCGGGCGACGCGGCCGCGTTCGAGGCCGTCCGCCGCGCGGTGACCTACTCGACCGGCCGTGGTGTCCTGAACGTCGCCGCCGCCGGCAACAGCGGCTTCGACCCGGACAAGCAGACCGTGGACCCGAACCGGCCGCACCCGGTCGACAAGAGCTGCGGCATCCTGCCGAAGGCCATCGACGGTGTCGTCAACGTCTCGGCCATCGGCTACGCGGGCTCGAAGTCGTCGTACAGCAACTACGGCAACGACGTTTCGGTCACCGCTCCCGGTGGCGACCGCGCCCAGCTGCCGCCCACCGGCCAGGGTGCCGGTTGCCCGCTGTCGACGATCTTCAACGGCGCCTACGGCACCAAGTGCGGCACCTCGATGGCGTCCCCGCACGCCGCCGGTGTCGCCGCGCTGCTCGCGTCCCGCTACCGCCACGCTCCGCCCGTCGCGCTGAGGTGGCTGCTGGAGCACCAGGCCGACACGATCGCTTGCGGCACCGCCGCGCCGGTCTGTGAAGGCCCGGCGAAGGACAACTCGTACTACGGCCACGGCCGCGTCAACGCTCTGGACGCGGTGAAGTAG
- a CDS encoding succinate dehydrogenase iron-sulfur subunit, which translates to MTTATPEKSEAVSSDHTPITVTLKILRFNPEIDNEPHWESYDVPAQRTDRLLNLLFYVKDYIDGTFSFRRSCAHGVCGSDAMQINGINRLACKVLMKDLLETNGKKTTITIAPIKGLTTLKDLYVDMDPFFEAYRAVKPYLIAYGNEPTRERIQSQADRDRFDDTTKCILCACCTSSCPVYWNDGSYFGPAAIVNAHRFIFDSRDEGAEERLDILNDSEGVWRCRTTFNCTDACPRGIQVTKAIQEVKRALLFKRV; encoded by the coding sequence ATGACCACGGCCACCCCCGAGAAGTCGGAGGCCGTGTCCTCCGACCACACGCCGATCACCGTCACGCTGAAGATCCTGCGGTTCAACCCCGAGATCGACAACGAGCCGCACTGGGAGTCCTACGACGTCCCGGCGCAGCGCACCGACAGGCTGCTGAACCTGCTCTTCTACGTGAAGGACTACATCGACGGGACGTTCTCGTTCCGCCGGTCGTGCGCGCACGGCGTCTGTGGTTCCGACGCGATGCAGATCAACGGCATCAACCGCTTGGCGTGCAAGGTCCTGATGAAGGACCTGCTGGAGACCAACGGCAAGAAGACCACCATCACCATCGCGCCGATCAAGGGCCTGACGACGCTCAAGGACCTTTACGTCGACATGGACCCGTTCTTCGAGGCGTACCGTGCGGTGAAGCCGTACCTGATCGCCTACGGGAACGAGCCCACGCGCGAGCGGATCCAGTCGCAGGCCGACCGCGACCGGTTCGACGACACGACCAAGTGCATCCTGTGCGCCTGCTGCACTTCCTCGTGCCCGGTGTACTGGAACGACGGCTCGTACTTCGGCCCGGCCGCGATCGTCAACGCGCACCGGTTCATCTTCGACTCGCGTGACGAAGGCGCCGAAGAGCGGCTCGACATCCTGAACGACTCCGAAGGCGTTTGGCGCTGCCGGACGACGTTCAACTGCACCGACGCGTGCCCGCGTGGCATCCAGGTGACGAAGGCGATCCAGGAAGTCAAGCGCGCGCTGCTCTTCAAGCGCGTCTAA
- a CDS encoding M14 family zinc carboxypeptidase, translated as MSVFGRLVPVMVGLAVLPLVSVPAAVAAPAQACSEEPRELPINEFTDYREMVRELGRLERVSKGRVAVKEVGRSTRGRVIHQASVGTGPKVFVVSSEIHGNEKTGTDALLRILDYLGTSESRDAERLRKTITFVAVPKLNPDGAELDRRGNDLSWTEVQQRFPQLKDRPPAWNYLSDVLQGDDYRKRPGFDVNRDFNPDLNYVPRAEDFPGAPDEPGWFITPEARALRSVYVELTARRGKVPDVYVDLHHQGACVRQEGSNRFLDVGIDYPPLPDKFFEPGQKYAKYRDVYTKDESRQLAISGFNGMTSRGFVGARYPHAPDRDLPGQARCSFALNGTGTVLFEVRGQTQTLGQQHREHFTRAVMAGLYNMLRDVSTGAVEYIDPEAFDRLPGTADSSALAPAPARVLE; from the coding sequence ATGTCGGTGTTCGGTCGGTTGGTTCCCGTGATGGTGGGCCTGGCGGTGCTCCCGCTCGTCAGCGTGCCCGCCGCGGTGGCGGCGCCCGCCCAGGCTTGCAGTGAGGAACCGCGGGAGCTGCCCATCAACGAGTTCACCGACTATCGCGAGATGGTGCGGGAACTCGGCAGGCTCGAGCGCGTGAGCAAGGGGCGGGTGGCGGTCAAGGAGGTCGGGCGCTCCACTCGCGGGCGGGTGATCCACCAGGCGAGCGTCGGGACCGGGCCGAAGGTCTTCGTGGTCTCCAGCGAGATCCACGGGAACGAGAAGACCGGCACCGACGCGCTGCTGCGCATCCTCGACTACCTCGGCACGTCGGAATCGCGGGACGCCGAGCGGCTGCGGAAGACCATCACGTTCGTCGCGGTGCCGAAACTGAACCCGGACGGCGCCGAACTCGACCGGCGCGGCAACGACCTGTCGTGGACCGAGGTCCAGCAGCGGTTCCCGCAACTCAAGGACCGGCCGCCCGCCTGGAACTACCTCAGCGACGTCCTCCAGGGTGACGACTACCGGAAGCGTCCCGGGTTCGACGTCAACCGCGACTTCAACCCGGACCTGAACTACGTCCCGCGCGCGGAGGACTTCCCCGGTGCGCCGGACGAGCCGGGCTGGTTCATCACGCCCGAGGCGCGGGCGCTGCGTTCGGTGTACGTCGAGTTGACCGCGCGGCGAGGGAAGGTGCCTGACGTGTATGTCGATCTGCACCATCAAGGCGCGTGCGTCCGGCAGGAAGGCAGCAACCGGTTCCTCGACGTCGGCATCGACTACCCGCCGCTGCCCGACAAGTTCTTCGAGCCCGGCCAGAAATACGCGAAGTACCGCGATGTGTACACAAAGGACGAATCGCGGCAACTGGCGATCAGCGGATTCAACGGGATGACGTCGCGCGGGTTCGTCGGGGCGCGCTATCCGCATGCGCCGGATCGCGATCTGCCGGGGCAGGCGCGGTGTTCGTTCGCCTTGAACGGGACGGGGACGGTGCTGTTCGAGGTGCGCGGCCAGACGCAGACGCTCGGGCAACAGCACCGGGAGCACTTCACGCGCGCGGTGATGGCGGGGCTGTACAACATGCTGCGGGACGTGAGCACGGGCGCTGTCGAGTACATCGATCCGGAGGCCTTCGACCGGCTGCCCGGTACCGCCGACTCCTCCGCACTCGCACCCGCACCGGCACGCGTGCTGGAGTAG
- the sdhA gene encoding succinate dehydrogenase flavoprotein subunit — MQFHKYDVVIVGAGGAGMRAAIESGQRTRTAVLTKLYPTRSHTGAAQGGMCAALANVEEDNWEWHTFDTIKGGDYLVDQDAAEIMAKEAIDAVLDLEKMGLPFNRTPEGKIDQRRFGGHTRDHGKAAVRRACYAADRTGHMILQTLYQNCVKHGTEFYNEFYVLDLVLTPDENGNPVASGVVAYELATGELHVFQAKSIVFATGGAGKIFKTTSNAHTLTGDGLGIIFRKGLPLEDMEFFQFHPTGLAGLGILISEAVRGEGGILRNADGERFMERYAPTIKDLAPRDIVARSMVQEVLQGRGCGPNKDYVVLDVTHIPEETLNAKLPDIMEFSRTYLGVDPVTEPVPVFPTCHYVMGGIPTNIHGEALRDNENVIPGLYAAGEVACVSVHGSNRLGTNSLLDINVFGRRAGIAAAEYALAHDFVELPENPTTIVEDQLSGLLSEHGDERVADIRTELQRTMDSHASVYRTEDTLKQALTDVQALKDRYERITVSDKGKRYNTDVLEAVELGFLLELAEVLVVGALARKESRGGHAREDYPNRDDTNFMRHTMAYKQGSGLASDIRLDYKPVTFTRYEPMERKY, encoded by the coding sequence ATGCAGTTCCACAAGTACGACGTGGTGATCGTCGGCGCCGGAGGCGCCGGCATGCGCGCGGCCATCGAGTCCGGCCAGCGCACGCGCACCGCGGTCCTCACCAAGCTCTACCCGACGCGTTCGCACACCGGCGCCGCGCAGGGCGGCATGTGCGCCGCGCTGGCGAACGTCGAAGAGGACAACTGGGAGTGGCACACCTTCGACACGATCAAGGGCGGCGACTACCTGGTCGACCAGGACGCCGCCGAGATCATGGCGAAGGAAGCCATCGACGCGGTCCTCGACCTCGAGAAGATGGGCCTGCCGTTCAACCGGACGCCCGAGGGCAAGATCGACCAGCGCCGCTTCGGCGGGCACACCCGTGACCACGGCAAGGCCGCGGTGCGCCGCGCCTGCTACGCCGCGGACCGCACCGGGCACATGATCCTGCAGACGCTGTACCAAAACTGCGTCAAGCACGGCACGGAGTTCTACAACGAGTTCTACGTGCTCGACCTGGTGCTGACCCCGGACGAGAACGGCAACCCGGTCGCCTCCGGCGTCGTCGCCTACGAGCTGGCCACCGGCGAGCTGCACGTCTTCCAGGCGAAGTCGATCGTGTTCGCCACCGGCGGCGCGGGCAAGATCTTCAAGACGACGTCGAACGCGCACACCCTCACCGGTGACGGCCTCGGCATCATCTTCCGCAAGGGCCTGCCGCTGGAGGACATGGAGTTCTTCCAGTTCCACCCGACAGGTCTCGCCGGGCTCGGCATCCTCATCTCCGAGGCCGTGCGCGGTGAAGGCGGCATCCTCCGCAACGCCGACGGCGAGCGGTTCATGGAGCGCTACGCCCCGACGATCAAGGACCTCGCGCCGCGCGACATCGTCGCCCGGTCGATGGTGCAGGAAGTGCTGCAGGGCCGCGGTTGCGGTCCGAACAAGGACTACGTCGTCCTCGACGTCACGCACATCCCGGAAGAGACGCTGAACGCGAAGCTCCCGGACATCATGGAGTTCTCCCGGACGTACCTGGGCGTCGACCCGGTGACCGAGCCGGTGCCGGTGTTCCCGACCTGTCACTACGTGATGGGCGGAATCCCGACGAACATCCACGGCGAAGCGTTGCGGGACAACGAGAACGTCATCCCCGGCCTGTACGCCGCGGGTGAGGTGGCGTGCGTGTCCGTGCACGGCTCGAACCGCCTCGGCACCAACTCGCTGCTCGACATCAACGTCTTCGGGCGTCGCGCGGGCATCGCGGCCGCCGAGTACGCGCTGGCACACGACTTCGTCGAACTGCCGGAGAACCCGACCACCATCGTCGAAGACCAGCTCTCGGGCCTGCTTTCGGAGCACGGTGACGAGCGCGTCGCCGACATCCGCACCGAACTGCAGCGGACGATGGACTCGCACGCTTCCGTGTACCGCACCGAGGACACGCTGAAGCAGGCGCTGACCGACGTGCAGGCACTGAAGGACCGGTACGAGCGGATCACTGTGTCGGACAAGGGGAAGCGGTACAACACCGACGTCCTCGAAGCCGTCGAACTGGGCTTCCTGCTCGAACTCGCCGAGGTTCTCGTCGTCGGCGCCCTGGCGCGCAAGGAGTCCCGCGGCGGTCACGCGCGCGAGGACTACCCGAACCGCGACGACACGAACTTCATGCGGCACACCATGGCCTACAAGCAGGGTTCTGGTCTTGCCTCCGATATCCGACTGGACTACAAGCCGGTGACCTTCACCCGCTACGAACCGATGGAGCGGAAGTACTGA
- a CDS encoding succinate dehydrogenase hydrophobic membrane anchor subunit, translated as MAELALERPRAPKRAAARRSNFELYSWLFMRISGLALIVLVLGHLFIMNILDGGVHRINWGFVAGRWASPFWQFWDLSMLWLAEIHGGNGLRTIIDDYARKDSTRFWLKIVLYVSMVLILAVGTMVIFTFDPGISAN; from the coding sequence ATGGCTGAACTCGCACTCGAGCGCCCGCGCGCACCGAAGCGCGCCGCCGCCCGCCGCAGCAATTTCGAGCTCTACAGCTGGCTGTTCATGCGCATCTCGGGCCTCGCCCTGATCGTGCTGGTGCTCGGCCACCTGTTCATCATGAACATCCTCGACGGCGGCGTGCACCGCATCAACTGGGGCTTCGTCGCCGGCCGCTGGGCTTCGCCGTTCTGGCAGTTCTGGGACCTGTCGATGCTGTGGCTCGCCGAAATCCACGGCGGCAACGGGCTGCGCACGATCATCGACGACTACGCCCGCAAGGACAGCACCCGGTTCTGGCTGAAGATCGTGCTCTACGTCTCGATGGTGCTCATCCTGGCCGTCGGCACGATGGTGATCTTCACCTTCGACCCAGGTATCTCGGCCAACTGA
- a CDS encoding BMP family lipoprotein, with translation MRGTALAAVTMAGALALTGCAKDSGAGNNNNASTGDQSASCVTAPKPPAAAAASSSTQSGEKVDGSKLKVALAFDVGGRGDASFNDSAAAGTDKAKAELGVTAVSESTAATSEDEAAKSQRLDQLATQGFSPIIAVGFAYAKAVGAIAPKYPNTQFAIVDDDSVKAPNVTPLVFAEEQGSFLAGVAAVYKSKKCHVGFVGGVNTPLIQKFEAGFLQGVKAASSKAVIEDEYLTPAGDFSGFQDPAKGNVKAAAQIAKGADVVYHAAGASGKGVFEAAKTNNALAIGVDSDQFNQKTVEASKDVIITSMLKRVDVAVFDYLRALAKGDLTSLPKRFDLKVDGVGYATSGGKIDDIKDVLDGYKAQIVSGAITVSDKPQK, from the coding sequence ATGCGTGGAACCGCGCTGGCCGCCGTCACCATGGCCGGTGCACTCGCACTGACCGGGTGCGCGAAGGATTCCGGAGCGGGGAACAACAACAACGCGAGCACGGGGGACCAGTCCGCCAGCTGCGTGACCGCGCCGAAGCCGCCCGCCGCGGCCGCCGCCTCGAGCAGCACCCAGAGCGGTGAGAAGGTCGACGGCAGCAAGCTCAAGGTCGCACTGGCCTTCGACGTCGGCGGTCGTGGCGACGCGTCGTTCAACGACTCCGCAGCCGCCGGCACCGACAAGGCCAAGGCCGAACTCGGCGTGACCGCGGTCAGTGAGAGCACCGCGGCGACGTCCGAAGACGAGGCCGCGAAGTCGCAGCGTCTCGACCAGCTCGCCACTCAGGGCTTCAGCCCGATCATCGCGGTCGGCTTCGCCTACGCCAAGGCCGTCGGCGCCATCGCGCCGAAGTACCCGAACACCCAGTTCGCGATCGTCGACGACGACTCCGTCAAGGCCCCGAACGTCACCCCGCTGGTCTTCGCCGAGGAGCAGGGCTCGTTCCTGGCCGGTGTCGCCGCCGTCTACAAGTCGAAGAAGTGCCACGTCGGCTTCGTCGGTGGCGTGAACACGCCGCTGATCCAGAAGTTCGAGGCCGGCTTCCTGCAGGGCGTGAAGGCCGCTTCGTCCAAGGCCGTCATCGAGGACGAGTACCTCACCCCGGCCGGCGACTTCTCCGGGTTCCAGGACCCGGCGAAGGGCAACGTCAAGGCCGCCGCGCAGATCGCCAAGGGCGCGGACGTCGTCTACCACGCCGCCGGAGCCTCCGGTAAGGGCGTTTTCGAGGCCGCGAAGACCAACAACGCGCTCGCCATCGGCGTCGACTCCGACCAGTTCAACCAGAAGACGGTCGAGGCGTCGAAGGACGTCATCATCACCTCGATGCTCAAGCGTGTCGACGTGGCGGTGTTCGACTACCTGCGCGCGCTGGCCAAGGGTGACCTGACGTCGCTGCCGAAGCGCTTCGACCTCAAGGTCGACGGCGTCGGCTACGCCACCTCCGGCGGCAAGATCGACGACATCAAGGACGTGCTCGACGGCTACAAGGCGCAGATCGTCTCCGGGGCGATCACCGTCTCGGACAAGCCGCAGAAGTAA